A single genomic interval of Alteromonas sp. BL110 harbors:
- the pqqC gene encoding pyrroloquinoline-quinone synthase PqqC: MTEHAWSRQEFEQKLREKGAYYHIHHPFHKRMNEGHCSVDEIQGWVANRLYYQMAIPVKDAAILANCEDQSVRRTWIQRIIDHDGREGEDGLGGIEAWLRLGEAVGLNRSELLDETHLLPAVKFAVNAYVNFARRASWEEAACSSLTEMFAPEIHQSRLDTWPRHYTWIDSEGFTYFQMRLSQARRDVAHGLQITLDHFVTRQQQEHALNILQFKIDILWSIADAICFAYEYKRKPFDGIADQRVCHKGRF; this comes from the coding sequence ATGACAGAACACGCATGGTCTAGACAAGAATTCGAACAAAAACTGAGAGAAAAAGGCGCTTACTACCATATTCATCACCCCTTTCATAAACGCATGAATGAAGGACACTGCAGCGTTGATGAGATTCAGGGCTGGGTGGCCAACCGACTGTATTATCAAATGGCGATACCGGTTAAAGACGCGGCAATTTTAGCGAATTGCGAAGACCAATCGGTACGCAGAACTTGGATCCAACGAATTATCGATCACGATGGACGAGAAGGCGAGGACGGACTTGGCGGCATAGAAGCCTGGTTGCGGTTAGGCGAAGCGGTAGGATTAAACCGCAGCGAGTTACTCGATGAAACCCACCTGTTGCCAGCGGTTAAGTTTGCAGTGAATGCCTATGTGAATTTTGCCCGACGTGCGTCGTGGGAAGAGGCTGCCTGCTCATCGTTAACTGAAATGTTTGCCCCTGAAATACATCAAAGCCGATTAGATACCTGGCCCAGGCACTACACATGGATTGATAGTGAAGGCTTTACCTACTTTCAAATGCGTTTAAGTCAGGCACGCCGTGATGTGGCGCATGGCCTGCAGATTACCCTAGACCACTTCGTTACTCGCCAACAGCAAGAGCATGCGCTCAATATACTGCAATTCAAAATTGATATTTTATGGAGCATTGCAGATGCCATTTGCTTTGCCTATGAATATAAGAGAAAGCCGTTTGATGGTATTGCCGACCAGCGGGTGTGCCACAAAGGGAGGTTTTAA
- a CDS encoding leucyl aminopeptidase gives MIKANLIWANESNKFKTLDDSDCLLILTTPELLASQLFHFSTPAKTYIEQFFDDEGFAGNKGQCVFVQGLKAFKTSYISDTENSGKNKISQQLADVKRVLFYGIDLPLIEALNAPNASSHASTLSKTNDPSMVNRSSYASDSNSAFNSKSSSDLSQNDAPAFRYVEQQFDALFKKLKSVSVTLEKLSFMALSTAETASNDPVNTIASHSPFLSALLRSYFKHGYHFKGYKTNNSSISNIQTRNGNDNANNVEKNDANNGAINQALDIRSTLSLALDAKHFNTAKKRRVSHTMRYESALNDAMTWAKDLAHMPANLCTPDYLAEQAQNLAQTFNTVSCDTLNESALKRLGMNGYLAVNAGSQFAATMPILRYAAKGLENSPPVVLIGKGVTFDSGGITLKRSPDMRHMIYDMAGAGCVMGVIQAVATLGLNINIIGIVASADNAIDGKAYRPGDIITMHSGKTVEVMSTDAEGRMLMADAISYAKQFTPSVIIDIATLTGAAISALGHKATALFSNAPALESALVEAGELANDRCWPFPLWPEYQDAITSQHADMMNTGINSPGAISAGCFLSRFADGTPWAHLDVAGTAFTYTKSLSATGRPIPLLLSYLSSCAIKYNQ, from the coding sequence GTGATAAAAGCAAACCTAATCTGGGCTAATGAAAGCAATAAATTTAAAACGTTAGACGACAGTGACTGCTTACTTATTTTAACTACGCCCGAGTTATTGGCGAGCCAACTCTTTCACTTTTCAACACCCGCTAAGACATACATTGAGCAGTTTTTTGACGATGAAGGCTTTGCAGGAAATAAAGGCCAATGTGTATTCGTACAAGGCCTTAAGGCGTTTAAAACAAGTTACATCTCAGACACTGAAAACAGCGGAAAAAACAAAATTAGTCAACAATTAGCTGATGTAAAACGGGTGCTGTTTTATGGTATAGACCTCCCGCTTATTGAAGCATTAAATGCACCCAATGCCTCTAGCCATGCCTCGACTTTATCTAAAACTAATGACCCTTCCATGGTTAACCGCTCAAGCTACGCTAGCGATTCCAATTCTGCGTTTAATTCAAAAAGCAGCAGTGACTTGAGCCAAAATGACGCGCCAGCATTTCGTTACGTAGAACAGCAGTTCGATGCATTGTTTAAAAAGCTTAAAAGCGTGTCGGTAACCTTGGAAAAACTGTCGTTTATGGCGCTTTCTACCGCTGAAACAGCAAGCAATGACCCTGTTAACACCATTGCAAGCCACTCACCATTTCTGAGTGCGCTACTTAGAAGCTATTTCAAGCACGGTTATCACTTTAAAGGCTATAAAACGAATAATTCGTCGATTTCCAATATTCAAACTCGTAATGGCAACGACAACGCAAATAATGTTGAAAAAAACGACGCAAATAATGGAGCAATTAACCAAGCACTTGATATTAGGAGCACGCTGTCTCTTGCATTAGATGCCAAGCATTTTAATACCGCGAAAAAGCGTCGCGTTTCACACACTATGCGATATGAATCAGCCCTTAATGACGCGATGACCTGGGCTAAAGATCTCGCTCACATGCCGGCCAACTTATGCACCCCAGATTATCTGGCCGAACAAGCTCAGAATCTGGCGCAAACCTTTAATACGGTGTCTTGCGATACCCTCAATGAAAGTGCGCTGAAGCGGTTAGGCATGAACGGTTATTTGGCGGTAAATGCAGGTTCACAGTTCGCTGCCACCATGCCTATTCTTCGCTACGCAGCCAAAGGTTTAGAGAATTCACCGCCGGTAGTGTTAATTGGCAAAGGTGTAACATTTGACAGCGGCGGCATAACGTTAAAACGCAGCCCTGATATGCGCCACATGATTTACGACATGGCGGGCGCCGGCTGCGTAATGGGCGTTATTCAGGCTGTTGCCACACTGGGGTTAAATATAAATATTATTGGTATTGTGGCGAGCGCCGATAATGCGATTGATGGCAAAGCCTATCGCCCGGGTGACATCATTACTATGCACTCAGGAAAAACCGTGGAAGTCATGAGTACCGATGCAGAGGGGCGTATGCTTATGGCCGATGCAATCAGCTACGCGAAACAGTTCACCCCCTCGGTTATTATTGATATTGCAACCCTAACCGGCGCGGCCATTAGCGCACTGGGGCACAAAGCCACTGCGCTTTTTAGCAACGCTCCAGCGCTTGAAAGTGCGTTAGTTGAAGCGGGTGAACTGGCTAACGACAGGTGCTGGCCTTTCCCACTTTGGCCAGAATATCAAGACGCCATTACCTCTCAGCACGCGGATATGATGAATACGGGTATAAACTCTCCCGGTGCTATTTCGGCAGGCTGCTTTCTCTCTCGCTTTGCTGACGGCACCCCGTGGGCTCACCTCGATGTGGCAGGAACCGCTTTTACCTACACCAAATCGTTATCGGCAACCGGCCGCCCTATTCCTCTGCTGTTATCTTACTTAAGCAGCTGCGCTATCAAATATAATCAATAA
- the pqqD gene encoding pyrroloquinoline quinone biosynthesis peptide chaperone PqqD, producing MSKLQSQTEHHLDADIVGADDIGSNNSEDNIENSSSHNNEGSRTSDKIASLNPLFRMQYEKAQGCHVLLFPEGMIKLNPSAAEILKRVDGRNTENAICAELRQAFPDAPDDLEEDVHAFLVHAEQKKWIRYDE from the coding sequence ATGTCAAAATTACAGTCGCAAACCGAGCACCACTTAGATGCTGATATCGTCGGTGCTGATGACATTGGTTCAAATAACTCGGAAGACAACATTGAAAATAGCAGCAGTCACAACAACGAAGGCAGCCGAACAAGTGACAAAATAGCCTCTTTAAACCCACTTTTTCGCATGCAGTACGAGAAAGCTCAAGGCTGCCATGTTTTGCTGTTCCCCGAAGGAATGATCAAACTTAATCCTTCTGCGGCAGAAATTCTTAAGCGTGTAGATGGCCGTAATACGGAAAATGCTATTTGTGCTGAACTTCGCCAGGCCTTCCCAGATGCACCTGATGATTTAGAAGAAGATGTTCATGCATTTCTGGTTCATGCCGAGCAAAAGAAGTGGATCCGCTATGACGAATAA
- a CDS encoding TonB-dependent receptor yields the protein MPTRISTKSSSQNVAQFPTHQLARSPFALAIIASAVTYAFSSAAEANDAMDHYEVIEVQGATPLSVNSNNSAVFGNVQTLTQDDIEGSVNRSLPELLKTQLASVNLNDVQNNPFQPDLQYRGFTASPLLGLPQGISVYLNGGRVNEAFGDTVHWDLMPLDAIDTVSLYSGSNPLFGQNTLGGALALRTKTGFSFNANEINLQAGQFGQKAASVESGGHNDHWAYYVNLNHYEEDGWRDYSPSEVQQVFTSLAYKSDKMHLDMNLFMADNELLGNGASPIELLDIEGREAVYTHPDQTNNELTHVNITGDFVLTDTLSLTANMFYRDTQTQSINGDDSDFGACQFADGRVTLCEFEDDDDDDDDTPLDNDDDGDDDDDDDLPVVGEGDDIEAVEFIGFDDDTALAEISDVDADELDGTYNTGRTDAKATGLSFQLAKQYALSGFSSELIVGASYTKGDVNYAADTTFGILENESAQDSRTVLPIDGLMAQEARVRLDVDTTAWSLFFMNSTQLSSAVSLNLGGRFNRDHIVMKDLIDDGEGSLDGNHRFTQFNPAVGVDISIDEQSQLNLAISQSSRTPSPAELSCADEDDPCRLPNGFVADPPLDQVVTQTIEANYTTRIDNIDLMLNVFHSRSKDDIIFQQAGSIASRGYFINVDETQRQGVEFSVGSTWEKLTYRLNYNYLNATYESTFTSFSPFNPQGPDRVVTPGDKIPGQPEHLVKLYADYALTDKAHLGAEVISASSQYFRGDEANENEKIDGYVIANIYASYRFNDTFTASLRVNNVFDKDYETFGTYGEADEVLEDIYPDVEGAEFVGPAQPRMVSVNLKARF from the coding sequence ATGCCTACGCGAATTTCTACTAAAAGCTCTAGCCAAAACGTTGCACAATTTCCAACACATCAACTTGCCCGTTCACCATTTGCTCTTGCGATTATTGCAAGCGCTGTAACCTATGCGTTTAGCTCTGCTGCAGAAGCTAACGATGCAATGGACCACTACGAGGTTATAGAGGTGCAGGGAGCGACGCCGCTTAGCGTCAACAGCAATAACTCTGCCGTATTTGGCAATGTTCAGACACTCACTCAAGACGACATTGAAGGGAGCGTCAACCGGTCACTACCAGAGCTACTCAAAACTCAACTGGCAAGCGTGAACCTAAACGATGTTCAAAACAATCCGTTCCAACCCGACCTGCAATACCGTGGGTTTACTGCCTCTCCGCTGCTTGGCCTTCCTCAGGGCATTTCGGTGTACTTGAATGGCGGTCGGGTTAATGAAGCGTTTGGCGATACCGTGCATTGGGATCTAATGCCTCTAGATGCCATAGATACCGTTTCTCTCTACTCGGGTTCAAACCCGCTGTTTGGCCAGAACACGCTAGGCGGCGCCCTTGCGCTTAGAACGAAAACGGGGTTTAGCTTCAACGCCAATGAAATCAATTTGCAGGCAGGACAATTCGGCCAAAAAGCCGCTTCTGTAGAATCGGGTGGTCATAATGATCACTGGGCGTATTACGTGAACCTGAATCACTATGAGGAAGATGGCTGGCGCGACTATTCGCCATCTGAAGTGCAGCAAGTATTTACATCGCTTGCCTATAAAAGTGACAAAATGCATCTCGACATGAACCTGTTTATGGCCGATAACGAGTTACTCGGCAATGGTGCATCACCTATTGAACTGCTGGATATTGAAGGAAGAGAAGCGGTCTACACCCACCCCGATCAGACCAACAACGAACTTACGCACGTTAATATAACCGGTGATTTCGTTTTAACTGACACCTTATCTTTAACCGCCAATATGTTTTATCGCGACACACAAACTCAATCAATCAACGGCGATGACAGTGATTTTGGTGCCTGCCAGTTCGCTGATGGACGCGTAACACTGTGTGAATTTGAAGATGATGACGACGATGATGATGATACTCCGCTTGATAATGATGATGATGGCGACGACGATGATGACGATGATTTGCCTGTTGTAGGAGAAGGCGACGATATAGAAGCGGTTGAATTTATTGGCTTTGATGACGACACCGCGCTTGCCGAAATATCAGATGTGGACGCAGATGAACTTGATGGAACATACAATACGGGCCGCACAGACGCCAAAGCTACTGGGTTATCTTTTCAGCTAGCAAAACAATATGCCTTAAGCGGCTTCAGTTCAGAGTTAATTGTAGGTGCCAGCTATACCAAAGGAGATGTTAACTACGCCGCTGATACTACATTTGGTATTTTGGAAAACGAATCTGCACAAGACTCACGCACCGTTTTACCCATCGATGGGCTCATGGCACAAGAAGCCAGAGTAAGATTAGATGTAGACACCACCGCATGGTCGCTATTTTTCATGAATAGTACTCAGCTCTCTTCAGCCGTATCACTCAATCTTGGTGGACGGTTTAACCGAGACCATATTGTGATGAAAGACCTGATTGATGACGGAGAAGGTTCATTAGACGGCAATCACCGTTTTACCCAGTTTAACCCAGCGGTGGGCGTAGACATTTCCATTGATGAGCAAAGCCAATTGAACCTAGCAATCAGCCAGTCTTCAAGAACGCCAAGCCCAGCAGAGTTAAGCTGTGCAGATGAAGACGACCCGTGCCGCTTACCGAATGGATTTGTGGCCGATCCTCCTCTTGATCAGGTGGTCACCCAAACTATTGAAGCAAACTACACCACACGCATTGATAACATCGACCTGATGCTAAATGTTTTTCATAGTAGGAGTAAGGACGACATTATCTTCCAACAAGCAGGTTCTATTGCCTCTCGCGGATACTTTATTAACGTTGATGAAACCCAGCGTCAGGGCGTTGAATTCAGCGTAGGCTCAACGTGGGAAAAACTAACCTACCGGTTAAACTACAACTATCTTAACGCCACCTATGAATCGACATTCACGTCGTTTAGCCCCTTTAACCCTCAGGGCCCGGATCGGGTCGTAACGCCAGGTGACAAAATTCCAGGCCAGCCAGAGCATCTAGTCAAGCTCTACGCAGATTACGCCTTAACGGATAAAGCGCATTTGGGGGCAGAAGTTATTTCAGCATCTAGTCAGTACTTTAGGGGCGATGAGGCTAACGAAAATGAAAAGATTGACGGATACGTTATTGCAAACATTTATGCATCGTACCGTTTCAACGACACATTTACCGCATCGCTACGTGTGAACAATGTGTTCGACAAAGACTATGAAACCTTTGGCACGTATGGCGAGGCGGATGAAGTGTTAGAAGACATTTATCCCGACGTAGAAGGTGCAGAGTTCGTGGGCCCCGCACAACCGCGAATGGTCAGTGTAAATCTAAAAGCGAGATTCTAA
- the pqqA gene encoding pyrroloquinoline quinone precursor peptide PqqA, with protein MWTKPQYTEMRLGFEVTLYINNR; from the coding sequence ATGTGGACTAAACCCCAATACACAGAAATGCGCCTTGGTTTTGAAGTAACTCTTTACATCAATAACCGCTAG
- the pqqE gene encoding pyrroloquinoline quinone biosynthesis protein PqqE: MTNNIDVDLQTDVPNSITPPLWLLAEITYQCPLHCPYCSNPVNMEETFNELSTEHWERVLSEAREMGAVQLGFSGGEPLLRKDLEHLVAYARGLGFYTNLITSGIGMTEKRIAKLKEAGLDHIQLSFQAANAEVNDLIGNKRHSFEQKLKIAKLVKQYNYPMVLNFCITAQNIHEIEDVMALSEQLNADFVELATVQYYGWAYENRDHLLPTSQQLQQAEAAVNRYRAQQNGKGPTFIFVSPDYYESRPKACMNGWGTTFLTVTPDGSALPCHSAKILPLRFPNVKERSLHDIWHQDFSFNHFRGDSWMPSPCRDCDEKDKDFGGCRCQAYLLTGDMYKTDPVCSKSPDHHLMKGITDKAGTAPSKALQYRKVEKPIPILEVSATR, from the coding sequence ATGACGAATAACATAGACGTTGATTTACAAACCGACGTACCAAATAGCATTACGCCCCCGCTATGGCTCTTAGCCGAAATTACTTATCAGTGTCCTTTGCATTGCCCGTATTGCTCAAACCCAGTAAACATGGAAGAAACATTCAATGAGCTCTCTACTGAGCACTGGGAGCGTGTACTGAGTGAAGCGCGGGAAATGGGCGCCGTGCAATTGGGCTTTTCTGGCGGAGAGCCATTACTTCGAAAAGATTTGGAGCACTTAGTCGCTTACGCGCGTGGTTTGGGTTTTTACACCAACTTGATCACCTCTGGCATTGGCATGACTGAAAAGCGCATTGCCAAACTTAAAGAAGCTGGGCTTGATCACATTCAGCTGAGCTTTCAAGCAGCCAATGCTGAAGTCAACGACTTAATAGGCAATAAGCGCCATTCATTTGAACAAAAACTCAAAATTGCGAAGCTGGTAAAACAATACAACTATCCTATGGTGCTTAACTTCTGTATTACGGCGCAGAACATTCACGAAATAGAAGACGTGATGGCGTTAAGCGAGCAGCTCAACGCTGATTTTGTCGAGCTGGCTACCGTACAGTATTACGGTTGGGCCTATGAAAATAGAGACCATTTGTTACCTACGTCACAGCAGCTACAACAAGCTGAGGCCGCAGTGAACCGCTACCGGGCGCAGCAAAACGGTAAAGGACCAACCTTCATATTTGTTTCGCCCGACTACTACGAATCTCGCCCTAAGGCGTGCATGAATGGCTGGGGCACAACGTTTTTAACCGTAACGCCAGATGGCAGTGCCCTTCCGTGTCACAGCGCAAAGATATTGCCTCTTCGCTTCCCTAATGTGAAAGAACGCTCGTTGCACGATATTTGGCACCAAGACTTTAGCTTTAATCATTTCCGTGGCGATAGTTGGATGCCGTCGCCCTGTAGGGACTGCGATGAAAAAGATAAAGACTTTGGCGGCTGCCGATGTCAGGCCTACCTGCTAACAGGTGATATGTATAAGACGGATCCGGTTTGCAGCAAGTCGCCCGATCACCATTTGATGAAAGGCATTACCGATAAAGCAGGTACTGCACCGTCGAAGGCACTACAGTATCGGAAGGTGGAAAAGCCGATTCCCATCCTAGAAGTAAGTGCTACGAGGTAA
- a CDS encoding insulinase family protein, with amino-acid sequence MSEFHFIDAGSGSKVHSVVFALKTPAAGHTGLSHLAEHMSFRRSHQYPTAHELFTANTLLPVTINATTLAEYTFFFASSEKANVLLDAVNYLYCGLLNRDYGNDEVTLERDGVIFNELAMLEANSDYALNAAIRLTDTNKNAYQHAGGFTQTIGSNSIKALQDYKRQWYQPSNITTLVYSDSAHFFKQCKEVVTAVSAMKTLSSLKAQSVETALSAEKTLSEKTAVSAETALSEKAALSEESTLNRNALLSQHASQREHSHLDKEASLDAQTTKGENESIRHVLTWWFPQCFLDGLQQQEATLSTVAGLENTLFIDPEINRHGNFAIRLVTNEAMKEVASELSIEALPKLSQNLTHKLVSDDYDKRLRQLKHVVSACLASFDIRPSKPMPDTDKHAEGVGAAIRYFAQLTDALRSNECAAKSAYLASANKVSLSYLGALPSPEKSIALERIRKARKDFSAQASASNSDQSPLMPHLTSKYRHFVGLEHLPALPRLLRPLANNTTNLKRFNTEHIASHLTPFSIPSPSITLESASLNSASGYLASHWVYRIAFYQQSRLQAVLAHHLFWQPRTSGECYALGAATYENNLFLFGASDTNIRQRENWCQKVLSGLI; translated from the coding sequence ATGTCTGAATTTCATTTCATTGATGCCGGCTCTGGGTCAAAAGTGCATAGTGTTGTTTTTGCGCTAAAAACCCCTGCAGCAGGCCACACTGGGTTGTCTCATTTAGCTGAGCACATGAGCTTTCGACGCTCTCACCAATACCCAACTGCCCACGAGCTTTTTACGGCCAATACACTTCTGCCTGTTACTATTAACGCTACCACACTCGCCGAGTACACGTTCTTTTTCGCTTCGTCTGAAAAAGCGAACGTGCTGCTTGATGCTGTAAATTACCTGTACTGTGGCCTGCTTAATCGGGATTACGGTAACGATGAGGTTACCTTAGAGCGAGACGGGGTTATTTTTAACGAGCTCGCCATGCTAGAGGCAAACAGCGACTATGCATTAAACGCCGCTATTCGATTAACCGATACCAATAAAAATGCCTATCAACACGCGGGTGGTTTTACACAAACCATAGGCAGCAACAGCATTAAAGCGCTTCAAGACTACAAACGCCAGTGGTATCAGCCCAGCAATATCACCACGCTGGTTTATAGTGATTCAGCCCACTTTTTTAAGCAGTGCAAGGAGGTTGTTACAGCCGTGAGCGCAATGAAAACCCTGAGCTCATTGAAAGCGCAGAGCGTGGAAACAGCCTTGAGCGCTGAAAAAACCTTGAGCGAAAAAACAGCCGTGAGCGCGGAAACAGCCTTGAGCGAGAAAGCAGCTTTGAGCGAAGAATCAACACTGAACAGAAACGCCCTTCTGAGTCAGCACGCATCTCAACGCGAACACTCACATTTAGACAAAGAAGCCTCTCTTGATGCGCAAACGACAAAAGGCGAAAACGAATCAATAAGGCATGTATTAACCTGGTGGTTTCCCCAGTGCTTTCTCGATGGCTTACAACAGCAAGAAGCAACACTTAGCACCGTAGCAGGCCTTGAAAACACCTTATTTATCGACCCAGAAATCAATCGGCATGGCAATTTTGCAATTCGCCTCGTCACAAACGAAGCGATGAAGGAAGTAGCAAGCGAGCTTTCGATAGAAGCACTTCCAAAGCTTTCACAAAATCTGACACACAAGCTCGTGAGCGATGATTATGATAAAAGGCTGCGACAACTAAAACATGTGGTATCCGCGTGTCTTGCATCATTTGATATTAGGCCTTCAAAGCCAATGCCAGACACTGATAAACACGCAGAAGGTGTGGGGGCGGCTATTCGCTATTTTGCGCAACTAACAGATGCGTTGCGTTCTAACGAGTGTGCCGCGAAAAGCGCTTATTTGGCGAGTGCTAATAAGGTATCGCTCTCCTATTTGGGGGCTCTACCTTCACCTGAAAAGTCAATCGCTCTCGAGCGGATTAGAAAGGCACGCAAAGACTTTTCCGCGCAGGCCAGCGCCTCCAATAGCGACCAGTCACCTTTAATGCCGCATCTTACCTCTAAATACCGACATTTTGTTGGGTTAGAGCACTTGCCTGCACTTCCACGTTTATTGCGGCCACTCGCCAACAATACCACCAATTTGAAACGCTTTAACACTGAACACATTGCTTCGCACTTAACGCCGTTTTCCATTCCATCGCCCTCAATAACTCTAGAGTCGGCTTCTCTAAATTCTGCTTCTGGTTATTTGGCCTCGCACTGGGTGTATCGCATCGCGTTCTATCAACAGTCAAGACTACAAGCGGTACTGGCACACCACCTTTTCTGGCAACCAAGGACCTCGGGGGAATGCTACGCACTGGGCGCTGCAACCTATGAAAATAACCTTTTTCTATTTGGTGCCAGCGATACAAATATCAGGCAGCGAGAAAATTGGTGCCAAAAGGTTTTATCGGGTCTCATCTAG
- a CDS encoding porin has protein sequence MKKNTFTKTCLSIAILSTVSSHSFAQDEPYSWNISGWINEGLTYYDDGVGSDVAQLSDNGTTLGSRITLSGNYKLEEQGMDVGFEVIIEPLSGAPNYAGGGHQTPLLFANQDNLDTFNGGDIGLLGSSLYFGGDWGKITVGLQSLPTDNIAVLADPSGTIWSGISPLFRANGFFIRGVEEGSTNVAWGQFAQCLATPGLGIGLDCNGIYRNGVRYDLPQMGNVSIAVGYANDEIFDVAVKYAAEHEGFKTNLHAGYSVNKDGGSNVGGNSSTTLQMQAGVMHIESGVFGVATYQTEEADDAIVGSGDDTDAYYFKAGIRKQFNRFGDSAFYAEYASYNDQYGMAHLDGVTGSELSQWGIAAEQYFGSRFLVYAKYENLSLDIDGSESAQGIYNSAEDLTLIQLGGTVFF, from the coding sequence ATGAAAAAGAATACATTTACAAAAACCTGTTTATCTATTGCCATTTTGAGCACAGTCAGTAGCCATAGTTTTGCCCAAGACGAGCCCTATTCATGGAATATCTCTGGATGGATAAATGAAGGCTTAACCTATTACGACGACGGTGTGGGTAGTGATGTGGCACAACTTTCAGATAACGGTACAACGCTAGGCAGCCGTATTACGCTTTCAGGAAACTATAAACTGGAAGAACAAGGCATGGACGTGGGCTTTGAGGTCATTATTGAACCTCTTTCAGGCGCACCGAACTACGCCGGTGGTGGCCATCAAACCCCGCTTTTGTTTGCCAATCAGGATAACTTAGACACCTTCAACGGCGGCGACATAGGCCTGTTGGGCAGTAGCCTCTACTTTGGTGGCGACTGGGGTAAAATCACCGTTGGTTTACAAAGCCTTCCCACCGATAACATTGCCGTTCTAGCCGATCCGTCTGGCACAATCTGGTCGGGAATTTCTCCATTATTTAGAGCAAATGGCTTCTTTATTCGAGGCGTCGAAGAAGGCTCGACAAACGTAGCGTGGGGGCAATTTGCCCAATGTTTGGCTACGCCTGGCTTGGGTATAGGGCTAGACTGTAACGGTATTTATCGCAACGGCGTACGCTACGACCTACCTCAGATGGGTAACGTTAGTATTGCCGTAGGTTATGCAAACGATGAAATCTTTGATGTTGCGGTGAAATACGCTGCTGAACATGAAGGCTTTAAAACCAATCTTCACGCAGGCTACTCAGTGAACAAAGATGGCGGCAGTAATGTTGGCGGCAACAGTTCAACTACTCTACAAATGCAAGCAGGTGTAATGCACATCGAATCCGGCGTGTTTGGGGTAGCCACTTACCAGACGGAAGAAGCTGACGATGCTATTGTTGGTTCGGGTGATGATACAGATGCCTATTACTTCAAAGCTGGCATTAGAAAACAGTTTAATCGCTTTGGTGATTCAGCATTTTACGCAGAATATGCAAGTTATAACGACCAATACGGCATGGCTCATTTAGATGGCGTTACCGGCTCAGAGCTTAGTCAGTGGGGTATTGCAGCAGAACAATATTTTGGCTCGCGCTTCTTGGTTTACGCGAAATACGAAAACCTAAGTTTAGATATTGATGGTTCAGAATCTGCGCAAGGAATTTATAACAGCGCAGAAGACTTAACCCTAATTCAACTAGGTGGCACTGTGTTCTTTTAA
- the pqqB gene encoding pyrroloquinoline quinone biosynthesis protein PqqB: protein MHVLILGAAAGGGFPQWNCHCPNCKGLREGKIKAKGRTQSSIAVSSDGKNWVLINASPDLREQINSHPQLWPDAHVSRGTRISAIVLTDSQIDHTTGLLTLREGLPLPVYCTDVVAEDLTTSFPLFTVLKHWHGGLKQHSINTDYHQRFVPKGAEGLTFQPVVLESNAPPYSTYRDNIVPGNNIGLKITDDTTGKVLFYAPGCMQANDTVKQVMRESHCVLFDGTLWANEEMIDHGFSNKLGTDMGHMPVNGKGGAIALLNEFNVERKVLIHINNTNRVLDEDSSAYHSLCEQGIELAYDGMEIEV, encoded by the coding sequence ATGCACGTATTGATTCTTGGTGCTGCCGCCGGGGGTGGATTTCCGCAATGGAACTGCCACTGCCCCAATTGTAAGGGTTTACGCGAAGGTAAAATAAAGGCGAAAGGCAGAACACAGTCGAGCATTGCTGTCAGTAGCGATGGTAAAAATTGGGTTCTCATTAATGCCTCCCCCGATTTAAGGGAGCAGATAAATAGCCATCCGCAGCTGTGGCCCGACGCCCATGTTTCTCGCGGCACACGCATAAGCGCAATTGTGCTTACCGATAGTCAAATAGACCATACTACAGGCCTGCTAACATTGCGCGAAGGCTTACCCCTTCCCGTTTATTGTACCGATGTTGTGGCCGAAGACCTAACCACCAGCTTCCCGCTTTTTACCGTATTAAAACACTGGCACGGCGGACTAAAACAGCATTCAATTAATACCGATTATCATCAACGCTTTGTACCAAAGGGGGCCGAAGGCCTGACTTTCCAACCCGTGGTATTAGAATCTAATGCGCCCCCTTATTCGACGTATCGCGACAACATTGTGCCGGGCAACAATATCGGCCTGAAGATAACTGACGACACCACCGGCAAGGTGCTTTTTTATGCGCCAGGCTGTATGCAGGCAAACGACACAGTAAAACAAGTAATGCGCGAATCTCACTGCGTGCTATTTGACGGTACGCTGTGGGCCAATGAAGAAATGATAGATCACGGCTTTAGCAACAAGCTGGGCACTGATATGGGACACATGCCGGTTAATGGAAAGGGCGGAGCCATTGCGCTGCTAAATGAATTTAACGTTGAGCGTAAAGTACTTATTCATATCAACAACACAAATCGCGTGCTTGACGAAGACTCCAGTGCTTATCACAGCCTGTGTGAGCAAGGTATTGAATTGGCTTACGACGGTATGGAAATTGAGGTGTAG